In Candidatus Poribacteria bacterium, the following are encoded in one genomic region:
- a CDS encoding DUF1343 domain-containing protein yields MRPCFFKPAFSKYKGDLCGGAQIHIIDRRRFRPVRTVLRLLLTIKRLYPDKLVLNDHFDRLYGTESARRAIEGGDGVEIEGLIERWKGECEAFRSRIEPILLYP; encoded by the coding sequence TTGAGGCCCTGTTTCTTTAAGCCTGCTTTCTCGAAATACAAAGGCGATCTCTGTGGCGGCGCTCAGATACATATCATCGATCGGCGGAGATTTCGTCCCGTCAGGACCGTCCTCCGGCTGCTTCTTACGATCAAAAGGTTATATCCCGATAAGCTCGTCCTCAACGATCACTTCGATCGTCTCTACGGGACCGAATCGGCCAGAAGGGCGATTGAAGGGGGGGACGGGGTTGAAATTGAGGGGTTGATCGAGAGATGGAAGGGGGAATGTGAGGCTTTTAGGAGCAGGATTGAGCCGATCCTACTTTATCCCTAA